The Halorussus caseinilyticus genome contains a region encoding:
- a CDS encoding Eco57I restriction-modification methylase domain-containing protein produces the protein MSRDRILASDITQWSSLDDIKNTFVDKRELTDVSEEVESHVPVLKVTERNYFKLLEADPGEELYDYRQETSRRDFTVLVASHDYEKFMFITRDAMSGAGGVRHRRKTIYKDQFDDDLGDKRTILNKLNDIQSGGIAPFFEIYETRKVVNEFYREYRNHLDNLADSVPNSLDIPEAEQREFAQAVMDRIIFTYFLQEKGALSHPSDTDEYFESRILSFKRSESDLYQDFLEPLFFDLLAVPTGEREIDEERFGEVPYLNGSLFTPTEIEEEHNTIRIGEDTTAGNDLIEDYINFLGDWNWHLDETSDADDSAAITPDILGFIFEKSVNKDGLGAVYTPEEVTRYISNKSLNDRVLAGLNAQIDGEGYNSIDNLFGLVDDGEEQVFTSAGLSIQLGDLAAINLDHIEVLYFDVLPNLTILDPAVGSGAFLLAAQEALLDIYITCLAVFDNYPRQEELSSRARDEIQTSSGTSTRLRLKRSIIINNLYGVDIDPGAVEVCKLRLYLSMISDLNQGTSEIEALPNIDFNIRQGNSLFGISDAELLTSDDNDETTQQSIFSYKLKDKIDSYANKIEEFRNNEGTAADARSKIQEQHDKVQPTINSIYAGTIDQRIREEISSVDDVNQYLSDDSIDSVKLIIGFDGSPPEEAKETISDLGGRFYGAKTAHIEIETKQLRAGPHNTAIQLAEDHGFRYMKIERPMTAADLSSQYDLFHWAFEFPNVFGFGESNSGSSGFDLILENPPYISSRQLSTAESELHAELYSTVEGTGCDIFVPFIERSYDLLSDLGEFGVITSRQFMAADYGVGLRDTIADNYPLREAIDFTNYSPFEEVDAYTVILRMSTMDTDSVMCGSVRSARGVEEVRRGIRTSRPETIEGVHSFSLDPDSLSRDRWLILSEDELSAREQMESRSASTLVSDDHPGVDVRSPYKTGRDKILKGEIVSESETEYIIETKTYTTTVEQAAWRRLVRNENVDTWTIEEPTTVVFFPYKRVNDEYVLLNESELEERFPQTYEILSQYKQRLLERKDSRETFEEKGYPWYSMARVGEPTDFENTKIVTGSMIAHRQFAIDTDEYIVATGSGNARAITLGDLDQYYTLGFLNAEPVFKYMKPLCPPKQNGYFEISIEVASDLPYIDFDLNSDLYTAVCMIVDQLDVSEIKTIVTDEGVSSLLTADKKSTATHLIRAVGEVLSANYDQYSASDRADLEVIVNHCVGELFNLSEDDLTALERI, from the coding sequence ATGTCTCGAGATCGTATTCTTGCTAGTGATATTACGCAATGGAGTTCGCTTGACGACATCAAGAACACGTTCGTTGACAAAAGAGAGCTTACAGACGTTTCTGAAGAAGTCGAAAGTCATGTTCCGGTTCTCAAAGTAACTGAGAGAAATTACTTCAAGCTACTTGAGGCCGATCCAGGAGAAGAGCTCTATGACTACCGCCAAGAGACCTCTCGAAGAGATTTCACGGTGTTAGTAGCGTCACACGACTATGAGAAATTCATGTTCATTACTCGTGATGCTATGAGTGGTGCAGGAGGCGTTCGGCATCGCCGAAAGACCATCTACAAAGATCAATTTGACGATGATCTTGGAGACAAGCGAACAATCCTAAACAAGCTAAATGATATTCAGTCCGGTGGAATTGCACCGTTCTTTGAGATTTATGAAACAAGAAAAGTCGTTAACGAATTCTACCGGGAATATCGAAATCATCTAGATAATTTAGCTGATTCTGTGCCAAATTCTCTCGACATTCCGGAAGCAGAGCAGCGAGAGTTTGCACAGGCAGTAATGGATCGAATCATCTTCACCTATTTTCTCCAAGAAAAGGGGGCGCTTAGCCACCCCTCTGACACAGACGAGTATTTCGAGAGTCGTATTCTGTCGTTCAAACGGTCTGAAAGCGATTTATATCAGGACTTCCTCGAACCTCTCTTTTTTGATCTATTGGCTGTACCTACAGGAGAGAGGGAAATCGATGAAGAAAGATTTGGAGAAGTCCCCTATCTGAATGGGAGCCTCTTCACACCGACTGAGATTGAGGAAGAACACAACACGATCCGAATTGGGGAGGATACAACTGCCGGAAATGACCTCATTGAAGACTACATCAATTTTCTCGGAGACTGGAATTGGCATCTTGACGAGACCAGTGACGCGGACGACTCGGCGGCAATAACTCCTGATATTCTTGGGTTCATATTTGAAAAGTCTGTCAATAAGGATGGTCTCGGAGCAGTTTATACACCCGAGGAGGTGACACGATATATATCCAACAAATCGCTCAACGATAGAGTCTTAGCCGGTCTAAATGCTCAAATCGATGGAGAAGGCTACAATTCGATTGATAATCTGTTCGGTCTGGTCGATGATGGGGAGGAGCAAGTATTCACTTCTGCTGGACTAAGTATTCAGCTCGGGGATCTTGCTGCAATAAACCTGGATCATATCGAAGTACTGTATTTCGATGTCCTACCGAATCTCACTATCCTGGATCCAGCCGTCGGGAGTGGAGCATTTCTCCTAGCAGCCCAAGAAGCACTATTAGACATATATATTACATGTCTGGCAGTATTCGACAACTATCCTCGTCAAGAGGAACTCAGCTCTCGAGCTCGAGATGAGATACAGACCTCCTCCGGAACGTCAACTCGTCTTCGTCTCAAGCGGAGTATAATCATCAATAATCTCTATGGTGTGGATATTGACCCGGGCGCCGTTGAGGTGTGTAAGCTCCGTCTCTACCTCTCGATGATCTCGGATTTAAATCAGGGAACATCAGAGATCGAAGCGCTACCCAATATTGATTTCAATATCAGACAAGGGAACTCCTTGTTCGGTATTTCAGACGCGGAGCTATTGACATCTGACGACAATGATGAGACGACTCAGCAATCGATCTTTTCCTACAAATTAAAAGACAAGATCGATTCGTATGCGAACAAGATTGAAGAATTCAGGAATAATGAGGGAACCGCTGCCGACGCACGGTCAAAAATACAGGAGCAACATGACAAGGTCCAGCCAACAATTAATTCTATCTATGCGGGAACTATTGATCAAAGGATTCGGGAGGAGATATCCTCAGTAGATGATGTAAATCAGTATTTGTCGGATGACTCGATTGATTCTGTAAAACTCATCATAGGATTCGACGGATCACCTCCTGAGGAAGCGAAAGAAACAATCTCTGACCTTGGTGGGCGGTTCTATGGAGCGAAGACAGCTCATATAGAGATTGAAACAAAACAACTCCGAGCAGGTCCTCATAATACTGCGATCCAGTTAGCCGAAGACCATGGATTCCGGTACATGAAGATCGAACGTCCAATGACTGCTGCGGATCTCAGTTCTCAGTATGACCTCTTCCATTGGGCCTTCGAATTCCCCAATGTGTTCGGCTTCGGGGAATCAAACTCGGGGTCAAGTGGGTTTGATCTTATCCTCGAGAACCCACCATATATCAGCTCACGACAGCTCAGTACTGCTGAATCCGAGCTACACGCCGAATTATACTCGACAGTAGAAGGTACCGGTTGCGATATTTTTGTCCCATTTATTGAACGTTCGTATGACCTTCTCAGTGATCTCGGAGAATTTGGGGTTATCACTTCCAGGCAGTTCATGGCTGCCGACTATGGTGTGGGGCTCAGAGATACGATAGCTGATAATTATCCGTTACGAGAGGCGATCGACTTTACCAACTATTCTCCGTTCGAAGAGGTCGATGCCTATACTGTGATTCTGCGGATGAGTACGATGGATACCGATTCGGTCATGTGTGGTTCTGTCCGCAGCGCAAGAGGCGTGGAGGAAGTTCGACGTGGGATTCGTACCTCACGCCCCGAGACAATCGAAGGGGTTCATTCATTCTCCCTTGATCCTGACAGTCTCTCTCGGGATAGATGGCTTATCTTATCCGAGGATGAGCTCTCTGCCCGTGAGCAGATGGAGAGTCGATCAGCGAGCACCCTCGTATCCGACGACCATCCTGGCGTTGACGTTAGGAGTCCGTACAAAACAGGCCGAGATAAGATACTGAAAGGAGAGATCGTTTCTGAATCAGAGACTGAGTACATAATCGAGACAAAAACGTATACGACGACTGTAGAGCAAGCTGCGTGGAGACGCTTGGTACGGAACGAGAACGTAGACACGTGGACTATAGAGGAGCCGACAACTGTCGTGTTCTTCCCGTACAAGCGCGTGAACGATGAATATGTTCTATTAAATGAAAGCGAGTTGGAAGAGAGATTCCCCCAAACGTACGAAATACTATCGCAATACAAACAACGATTATTGGAACGAAAGGACTCTAGAGAGACATTCGAAGAAAAAGGATACCCCTGGTATTCGATGGCCAGAGTTGGTGAGCCGACAGACTTCGAAAATACAAAAATCGTAACGGGATCGATGATCGCCCATCGCCAGTTTGCGATTGATACGGACGAATACATTGTTGCAACTGGGTCTGGAAACGCCCGCGCAATCACGCTCGGAGACCTCGACCAATACTACACACTAGGATTCCTCAATGCTGAGCCAGTCTTCAAATATATGAAGCCGCTTTGCCCACCTAAGCAGAACGGCTATTTCGAGATCTCTATTGAAGTGGCATCAGACCTACCATATATCGATTTTGATCTCAATTCAGATCTCTACACTGCAGTCTGTATGATCGTAGACCAACTCGATGTTTCAGAAATAAAGACCATAGTCACTGACGAGGGGGTTTCAAGTTTATTAACAGCTGATAAGAAGTCGACTGCGACCCATCTGATCCGGGCAGTCGGCGAGGTCCTGTCAGCCAATTACGATCAATACAGTGCGAGCGATAGAGCAGATTTAGAGGTTATTGTGAATCATTGTGTTGGCGAATTATTTAATCTAAGTGAGGACGATCTCACTGCACTGGAACGAATTTGA
- a CDS encoding HNH endonuclease, translating into MNDEWRDEFRRSVESPVNLTAYEDVPPQLEGLTERRIWGTTETDASKKQTAIDQMTSGDSVLFYHDGEFIAGGRVRRTFENSDVGRLLWNEPRSRHIFTIEDFTTDVLAIEHIWNLLGYKGRPVVQGFTRVADQRVAGLVDDYGSVEAAIFDEGSDEPSEAEIENAQTELKQAVAGEPRLTEAEDEFTERRQLARDAAFARLVKEAYDDTCAMCGQSRETPDGRPEVEAAHIYPKEQNGRDDIRNGIALCRLHHWAFDSGWLSLADDYTILVRDCPDRNGYHEFKQLEGKRVRLPSDERFRPDQRFIAKHRELHGFKNSS; encoded by the coding sequence GTGAACGACGAGTGGCGAGACGAGTTCAGACGCTCTGTTGAATCGCCAGTCAATCTCACGGCTTACGAGGACGTGCCACCGCAATTGGAGGGGTTGACGGAACGCAGAATTTGGGGGACAACCGAGACAGACGCGAGTAAGAAACAGACCGCAATCGATCAGATGACATCCGGTGATTCCGTCTTATTCTATCACGACGGGGAGTTCATCGCAGGTGGACGCGTGCGACGCACCTTCGAAAACTCGGACGTGGGGCGACTCCTCTGGAACGAACCGCGGAGTAGGCATATCTTCACCATCGAGGACTTCACCACGGACGTCCTCGCTATTGAGCATATCTGGAACCTGCTTGGGTACAAGGGGCGGCCAGTCGTGCAAGGCTTCACTCGCGTCGCCGACCAGCGCGTTGCAGGGTTGGTAGACGACTACGGCTCTGTCGAAGCCGCCATATTCGACGAAGGCTCGGATGAGCCATCTGAGGCGGAGATTGAGAACGCACAGACCGAATTGAAGCAAGCCGTTGCTGGTGAACCCCGGCTCACCGAAGCTGAAGACGAGTTCACAGAACGTCGACAGCTGGCCCGGGACGCAGCGTTCGCACGACTCGTCAAAGAAGCGTACGACGATACGTGCGCGATGTGTGGACAGAGTCGAGAAACCCCTGACGGACGGCCGGAGGTCGAAGCAGCCCACATCTATCCGAAGGAACAGAACGGGCGTGATGATATCCGAAACGGCATAGCGCTCTGTCGGCTTCACCACTGGGCATTTGACTCCGGTTGGCTCTCACTTGCAGACGACTACACAATTCTCGTCCGGGACTGCCCTGACCGGAATGGCTACCACGAGTTCAAACAACTCGAAGGAAAGAGAGTCCGGCTTCCGTCCGATGAACGATTTCGGCCAGACCAGCGGTTCATAGCGAAACATCGAGAACTCCACGGCTTCAAGAACAGCTCTTAG